In the genome of Ensifer adhaerens, one region contains:
- a CDS encoding 7-cyano-7-deazaguanine synthase has protein sequence MMEGKALVLFSGGQDSATCLAWALENFEAVETVGFDYRQNHSVELEVRLRFLARLKAEFPQWAEKLSEDHMVDMGLLGAISETALTRDMEIEMDEAGLPNTFVPGRNLLFFTAAAALAYRRNARHLVGGMCETDYSGYPDCRDDTLKSLQVTLSLGLDRRQVIHTPLMWLTKAQTWRMAEGLGGKPLVDLILEESHSCYRGDRTTRHPWGYGCGTCPACELRQAGYEQYRAERL, from the coding sequence ATGATGGAGGGCAAGGCGCTTGTGCTGTTTTCCGGCGGGCAGGACTCCGCGACCTGCCTCGCCTGGGCGCTTGAGAATTTCGAGGCGGTCGAGACGGTCGGCTTCGATTATCGGCAGAACCACAGTGTCGAGCTCGAGGTGCGGCTGCGTTTCCTTGCCCGGCTCAAAGCCGAGTTCCCGCAATGGGCGGAAAAGCTCAGCGAAGATCATATGGTGGACATGGGCCTGCTCGGCGCGATTTCCGAGACGGCGCTGACCCGCGACATGGAAATCGAGATGGACGAGGCAGGCCTGCCGAACACGTTCGTGCCGGGCCGCAATCTCCTCTTCTTCACGGCGGCGGCAGCACTCGCCTATCGGCGCAATGCCCGGCATCTCGTCGGCGGCATGTGCGAGACGGATTATTCCGGCTACCCGGACTGCCGCGACGACACACTGAAGAGCCTGCAGGTCACGCTCTCGCTGGGGCTCGATCGCCGGCAGGTCATTCACACGCCGCTGATGTGGCTGACGAAGGCTCAGACTTGGCGCATGGCGGAGGGACTGGGCGGCAAGCCGCTGGTCGATCTCATTCTGGAGGAGAGCCATAGCTGCTACCGGGGCGACCGCACGACGCGGCACCCCTGGGGCTATGGCTGCGGGACCTGCCCGGCCTGTGAACTCCGGCAGGCAGGTTACGAACAATATCGCGCCGAACGTCTGTGA
- a CDS encoding DoxX-like family protein: protein MENRPWMIRTGRTLSALFVLFMLGASVAPKLLGMAVAEDTLKALGWPHGYALMIGLIELAGTVLYVIPATSLLGAIIMTGLFGGAIATQVRAESPLFSHILFSFYLAAFMWGGLWLRDARIRSILPIRRVAEGN, encoded by the coding sequence ATGGAAAACAGGCCGTGGATGATCCGGACCGGACGGACCCTGAGCGCGCTCTTCGTGCTCTTCATGCTGGGCGCCTCGGTCGCGCCAAAGCTGCTTGGCATGGCCGTTGCCGAAGACACGCTCAAGGCACTTGGCTGGCCGCACGGTTACGCGCTGATGATCGGCCTGATCGAACTTGCTGGCACCGTCCTCTACGTCATCCCTGCCACCAGCCTGCTCGGCGCGATCATCATGACCGGCCTCTTCGGTGGCGCGATTGCCACGCAGGTGAGAGCGGAAAGTCCGCTCTTCTCGCATATCCTCTTCAGCTTCTATCTCGCCGCCTTCATGTGGGGCGGGCTGTGGCTGCGCGATGCCCGCATCCGCTCCATTCTGCCCATCCGGCGTGTGGCCGAGGGAAATTGA
- a CDS encoding propionyl-CoA carboxylase alpha chain — translation MFKKILIANRGEIACRVMKSAKKMGIATVAVYSDADREAEHVKMADEAVYIGPPPAAQSYLLADRIIEACKATGAEAVHPGYGFLSERASFCEALEKEGIIFIGPKVKAIEAMGDKITSKKIAAEAGVSTVPGYMGLIDDAEHAVKISKEIGYPVMIKASAGGGGKGMRIAWNDEEAREGFARSKSEAASSFGDDRIFIEKFIVEPRHIEIQLLGDGHGNVVYLKERECSVQRRNQKVVEEAPSPFLDEKTRKAMGEQSVALAKAVDYQSAGTVEFIVDKDRNFYFLEMNTRLQVEHPVTELITGLDLVELMIRVAAGEKLPLTQKDVKINGWAVESRLYAEDPYRNFLPSIGRLTRYRPPQEETKGGVTVRNDTGVTEGSEISMFYDPMIAKLCTHAPTRLEAVDAMADALDRFEVEGIGHNLPFLSALMQHPRWREGRLSTGFIAEEYPEGFGPVAPDAESVNRFAAAALVLSRIASERNAKISGSRFTVGVGNGHEKVVLLAGHTVKAEISHLSTGFGVSLEGGPVLQVETAWQPGHPLAEVLIEGKPVAFKIQPAPGGFRMRQRGMDVKVQVLSPRVAELAALMPEKAPPDTSNLLLCPMPGLITSVLVKEGDEVQEGQALAIVEAMKMENMLRAEKRAKVLKVLAKPGASLAVDDVIMEFVA, via the coding sequence ATGTTCAAGAAGATCCTGATTGCCAATCGCGGCGAAATCGCCTGCCGCGTCATGAAGTCGGCCAAGAAGATGGGCATTGCCACGGTGGCGGTCTATTCCGATGCCGACCGCGAGGCCGAGCACGTGAAGATGGCCGACGAGGCCGTCTATATCGGCCCGCCGCCGGCAGCACAGAGCTATCTTCTGGCCGACAGGATCATCGAGGCCTGCAAGGCGACCGGGGCGGAAGCCGTTCATCCCGGTTACGGCTTCCTCTCCGAGCGCGCCTCCTTCTGCGAGGCGCTGGAGAAGGAAGGCATCATCTTCATCGGCCCGAAAGTAAAGGCGATCGAGGCGATGGGTGACAAGATCACCTCGAAGAAGATCGCGGCCGAAGCCGGCGTGTCCACTGTGCCCGGCTATATGGGCCTGATCGACGATGCCGAACATGCGGTGAAGATTTCGAAGGAAATCGGCTATCCGGTGATGATCAAGGCCTCGGCCGGCGGCGGCGGCAAGGGCATGCGCATTGCCTGGAACGACGAGGAAGCCCGCGAAGGCTTCGCCCGCTCCAAGTCGGAAGCCGCCTCCTCCTTCGGCGATGATCGCATCTTCATCGAGAAGTTCATCGTCGAGCCCCGCCATATCGAAATCCAGCTTCTCGGCGACGGCCATGGCAATGTCGTCTATTTGAAGGAGCGCGAATGCTCGGTGCAGCGGCGAAACCAGAAGGTCGTAGAAGAAGCTCCCTCGCCCTTCCTCGACGAGAAGACGCGCAAGGCCATGGGCGAGCAGTCCGTCGCGCTCGCCAAGGCGGTGGATTACCAGAGCGCCGGCACGGTCGAGTTCATCGTCGACAAGGACCGCAATTTCTACTTCCTCGAAATGAACACCCGCCTGCAGGTGGAACATCCGGTGACGGAACTGATCACCGGGCTCGATCTGGTCGAACTGATGATCCGCGTCGCCGCCGGCGAGAAGCTGCCGCTCACGCAGAAAGACGTGAAGATAAACGGCTGGGCGGTGGAAAGCCGGCTCTATGCCGAAGATCCCTATCGCAACTTCCTGCCCTCGATCGGCCGGCTGACACGCTACCGTCCGCCGCAGGAAGAGACGAAGGGCGGCGTGACTGTGCGCAACGACACGGGCGTCACCGAAGGGTCGGAAATCTCGATGTTCTACGACCCGATGATCGCCAAGCTCTGCACCCATGCGCCGACCCGGCTCGAAGCGGTAGACGCCATGGCCGATGCGCTGGACCGTTTCGAGGTGGAAGGCATCGGGCATAACCTGCCGTTCCTTTCCGCGCTCATGCAGCATCCGCGCTGGCGGGAGGGAAGGCTTTCCACGGGCTTCATCGCGGAGGAATATCCGGAAGGCTTCGGCCCGGTCGCACCGGATGCGGAGAGTGTCAATCGCTTCGCCGCAGCAGCGCTTGTGCTGTCGCGCATCGCCAGCGAGCGCAACGCGAAGATCTCCGGCAGCCGGTTCACGGTCGGCGTCGGCAATGGTCACGAGAAGGTCGTGCTGCTGGCGGGTCATACGGTGAAGGCCGAGATTTCGCATCTCTCCACCGGCTTCGGCGTTAGCCTCGAAGGCGGGCCGGTGCTTCAGGTCGAGACGGCATGGCAGCCGGGCCATCCGCTCGCCGAAGTGCTGATCGAGGGCAAGCCGGTCGCATTCAAGATCCAGCCGGCTCCAGGCGGTTTCCGCATGCGCCAGCGCGGCATGGATGTGAAGGTTCAGGTTCTCTCGCCCCGCGTGGCGGAACTCGCCGCCCTCATGCCCGAAAAGGCCCCGCCGGACACGTCCAACCTCCTGCTCTGCCCCATGCCCGGCCTCATCACCTCCGTTTTGGTGAAGGAGGGCGACGAGGTGCAGGAAGGCCAGGCGCTCGCCATCGTGGAAGCGATGAAGATGGAAAACATGCTGCGGGCGGAAAAGCGCGCCAAGGTTTTGAAGGTGCTGGCGAAGCCGGGCGCGAGCCTCGCGGTCGATGATGTGATCATGGAGTTTGTCGCCTGA
- a CDS encoding propionyl-CoA carboxylase carboxyltransferase subunit, whose translation MQDILEKLEARRAEARLGGGQKRIDAQHGKGKLTARERLDVLLDEGSFEEYDMYKAHRCADFGMETQQFPGDGVVTGWGTINGRPTYVFSQDFTVFGGSLSETHAEKICKIMDLAMQNGVPVIGLNDSGGARIQEGVASLGGYAEVFWRNVQASGVIPQISVIMGPCAGGAVYSPAMTDFIYMVKDTSYMFVTGPDVVKTVTNEIVSAEELGGASTHTKKSSVADGAFENDVEALIEIRRMFDFLPLSSREKPPVLPTADRADRIEMALDTIIPDNPNKPYDMHEVIARIADEADFFEVQKDHAKNILCGFIRLNGSTVGVVANQPMVLAGCLDIDSAKKAGRFVRFCDAFNIPILTLVDVPGFLPGTAQEYGGIIKHGAKLLFAYAEATVPKVTVITRKAYGGAYDVMSSKHIRADVNYAWPTAQIAVMGAKGATEILYRSELGDADKIAARTKEYEDNFANPFKAAERGFIDEVIMPHSTRRRVIRAFEMLKTKDVQPPKKKHDNIPL comes from the coding sequence ATGCAGGACATCCTTGAAAAGCTCGAAGCGCGGCGCGCGGAAGCCCGTCTCGGCGGCGGCCAGAAGCGGATCGATGCGCAGCATGGCAAGGGCAAGCTGACGGCGCGCGAACGCCTCGACGTTCTGCTGGATGAAGGCTCGTTCGAGGAATACGACATGTACAAGGCGCATCGCTGCGCCGATTTCGGCATGGAAACCCAGCAGTTTCCGGGTGATGGCGTCGTGACCGGGTGGGGTACGATCAATGGCCGGCCCACTTACGTCTTCTCGCAGGACTTCACCGTCTTCGGCGGTTCGCTCTCCGAAACGCATGCCGAAAAGATCTGCAAGATCATGGATCTTGCCATGCAGAACGGCGTGCCGGTGATCGGCCTGAACGATTCGGGCGGCGCGCGCATCCAGGAAGGCGTGGCCTCGCTCGGCGGCTATGCGGAAGTGTTCTGGCGCAATGTCCAGGCTTCGGGCGTCATCCCGCAGATTTCCGTCATCATGGGCCCCTGCGCCGGCGGCGCGGTCTATTCGCCGGCCATGACCGACTTCATCTACATGGTCAAGGACACGTCCTACATGTTCGTGACCGGGCCGGATGTGGTGAAAACCGTCACCAACGAAATTGTCTCGGCGGAGGAGCTGGGTGGCGCCTCGACGCATACGAAAAAGTCCTCCGTCGCGGATGGCGCATTCGAAAATGACGTCGAGGCGCTCATCGAAATCCGCCGCATGTTCGATTTCCTGCCGCTCTCCAGCCGCGAAAAGCCGCCCGTGCTGCCGACCGCTGACCGGGCGGACCGGATCGAGATGGCGCTGGACACGATCATCCCGGACAATCCGAACAAGCCCTATGACATGCACGAGGTGATTGCCCGCATCGCCGACGAGGCCGATTTCTTCGAGGTGCAGAAGGATCACGCCAAGAACATTCTCTGCGGCTTCATCCGCCTCAACGGCTCGACCGTCGGCGTCGTCGCGAACCAGCCGATGGTTCTCGCCGGCTGCCTCGATATCGACAGCGCCAAGAAGGCCGGCCGGTTCGTCCGCTTCTGCGATGCCTTCAACATTCCGATCCTGACGCTGGTCGACGTGCCCGGGTTCCTGCCCGGCACGGCCCAGGAATATGGCGGCATCATCAAGCATGGCGCGAAGCTGCTCTTCGCCTATGCGGAAGCCACCGTTCCGAAGGTGACGGTCATCACCCGCAAGGCCTATGGCGGCGCCTATGACGTGATGTCGTCCAAACATATCCGCGCCGACGTCAACTATGCCTGGCCCACCGCCCAGATCGCCGTCATGGGCGCCAAGGGCGCGACCGAAATCCTCTACCGCTCGGAGCTCGGCGACGCCGACAAGATCGCCGCCCGCACGAAGGAATACGAAGACAACTTCGCCAACCCCTTCAAGGCCGCCGAACGCGGCTTCATCGACGAGGTCATCATGCCGCATTCAACCCGGCGGCGGGTGATCCGGGCATTTGAAATGCTGAAGACGAAGGACGTGCAGCCGCCGAAGAAGAAGCACGACAATATTCCGCTCTAG
- a CDS encoding GST-like protein: MTDNTKFPPEKNFPAGYQPPKVWTWEKGNGGAFASINRPIAGPTHEKELPVGKHPLQLYSLGTPNGVKVTILLEELLAAGHSGAEYDAWIIRINDGDQFGSGFVAVNPNSKIPAMMDHAPADGGAPIRLFESASMMTYLADKFGAFLPKDARKRAEVMNWLFWQMGSAPFLGGGFGHFYEYAPIKIQYAIDRYAMEVKRQLDVLNRQLANNEFIAGDEYSIADMAILPWYGRLAAKAAYSDAGDFLSVDEYEHVQRWRKQLFARPAVDRGSMVNRAFGEPSKQLHERHDASDFDLKTQDKIGKA; this comes from the coding sequence ATGACCGACAACACCAAATTCCCGCCCGAGAAGAACTTTCCCGCCGGCTATCAGCCTCCCAAGGTCTGGACCTGGGAGAAGGGCAATGGCGGCGCGTTTGCCAGCATCAATCGGCCGATCGCCGGGCCGACGCATGAGAAGGAACTGCCGGTCGGAAAGCATCCGCTGCAGCTTTATTCGCTGGGAACCCCCAATGGGGTGAAGGTGACGATCCTGCTGGAAGAGCTACTCGCGGCAGGCCATTCGGGCGCAGAATATGATGCCTGGATCATCCGCATCAACGATGGTGACCAGTTCGGGTCGGGCTTTGTCGCGGTCAACCCGAATTCCAAGATTCCGGCCATGATGGACCATGCGCCGGCTGATGGCGGCGCGCCGATCCGGCTCTTTGAGTCGGCCTCGATGATGACCTATCTGGCCGACAAGTTCGGCGCCTTCCTGCCGAAGGATGCGCGCAAGCGCGCGGAAGTGATGAACTGGCTGTTCTGGCAGATGGGCTCCGCTCCCTTCCTCGGCGGCGGCTTCGGGCATTTCTATGAATATGCGCCGATCAAGATCCAGTATGCCATCGACCGCTACGCCATGGAGGTGAAGCGCCAGCTCGACGTGCTGAACCGCCAGCTTGCCAACAACGAATTCATCGCCGGCGACGAATACTCCATCGCCGACATGGCGATCCTGCCCTGGTATGGCCGTCTCGCCGCCAAGGCCGCCTATAGCGATGCCGGCGATTTCCTGTCGGTGGACGAATACGAGCATGTGCAGCGGTGGCGCAAGCAGCTCTTCGCCCGCCCCGCCGTCGATCGCGGCTCGATGGTCAACCGCGCCTTCGGTGAGCCGTCGAAGCAGTTGCACGAGCGCCATGATGCGTCGGATTTCGATCTGAAGACGCAGGACAAGATCGGGAAGGCGTGA
- a CDS encoding Very-short-patch-repair endonuclease (manually curated): protein MPSRTISPKLRANAKRLRRDMTEAEARLWAQLRAHRLMGLKFRRQLPIAGYIADFACAEHKLIVELDGSQHAMGDVPDADVVRTRRLNEIGWTVVRFWNDDVMKDLNGVCDPILAVIRERGSDV, encoded by the coding sequence GTGCCAAGTCGCACAATCTCGCCGAAGCTCAGGGCAAACGCCAAGAGGCTCCGGCGTGACATGACAGAAGCCGAGGCGCGGCTGTGGGCGCAACTGAGGGCGCATCGGCTGATGGGCCTGAAGTTTCGGCGGCAATTGCCGATCGCCGGCTACATCGCCGACTTCGCCTGCGCCGAACACAAGCTGATTGTCGAGCTGGATGGCTCGCAACATGCCATGGGCGACGTACCGGATGCGGATGTGGTCCGGACGCGGCGACTGAATGAAATCGGGTGGACTGTCGTTCGTTTCTGGAACGACGACGTGATGAAGGATCTGAACGGGGTCTGCGACCCCATTCTCGCGGTCATTCGTGAGCGGGGAAGCGATGTTTAG
- a CDS encoding 4-hydroxyproline epimerase, translated as MANHTFQCIDGHTCGNPVRLVAGGGPRLEGANMIEKRAHFLAEYDWIRTGLMFEPRGHDMMSGSILYPPTRPDCDVAVLFIETSGCLPMCGHGTIGTVTMAIENGLVTPKEPGVLRLDTPAGLVVATYKQEGRFVEEVRLTNVASFLYEEGLTAEVEGLGEVKVDVAYGGNFYAIVDPQECFRDIADYTAGELVGYSPKLRKALNEKYTFVHPENPEINGLRHILWAGAPKHPEATARNAVFYGEKAIDRSPCGTGTSARMAQWAAKGKLKVGDDFIHESIIGSLFKGRVEASVKVGNRDGIIPSVGGWARQTGFNTIFIDDRDPYAHGFTVI; from the coding sequence ATGGCCAATCACACATTCCAATGCATCGACGGCCACACATGCGGCAATCCGGTCCGTCTGGTCGCCGGCGGCGGCCCGCGCCTCGAAGGCGCCAACATGATCGAGAAGCGCGCCCATTTCCTCGCCGAATATGACTGGATCCGCACCGGCCTGATGTTCGAGCCACGCGGCCACGATATGATGTCCGGCTCGATCCTCTATCCGCCGACGCGCCCCGATTGCGATGTCGCCGTGCTCTTCATCGAAACCTCCGGCTGCCTGCCCATGTGCGGCCATGGCACGATCGGCACGGTGACGATGGCGATCGAAAACGGTCTGGTGACGCCGAAGGAGCCGGGCGTTCTCCGCCTCGACACGCCGGCCGGACTGGTCGTCGCGACGTACAAACAGGAGGGCCGCTTCGTAGAGGAAGTACGCCTCACCAACGTCGCCTCCTTCCTTTACGAAGAAGGGCTCACAGCTGAGGTTGAAGGCCTGGGCGAAGTGAAGGTGGACGTTGCCTATGGCGGCAATTTCTACGCCATCGTCGATCCGCAGGAATGCTTCCGCGACATCGCCGATTACACCGCCGGCGAGCTGGTCGGCTATTCGCCGAAGCTGCGCAAGGCGCTGAACGAGAAATACACGTTCGTCCACCCGGAAAACCCGGAAATCAACGGCCTGCGCCATATCCTTTGGGCAGGTGCGCCGAAGCATCCGGAAGCCACCGCCCGCAACGCTGTCTTCTACGGCGAAAAGGCCATCGACCGTTCACCCTGCGGCACCGGCACCTCGGCACGCATGGCGCAATGGGCCGCCAAGGGCAAGCTCAAGGTCGGCGACGATTTCATCCATGAGAGCATCATCGGCTCGCTCTTCAAGGGCCGCGTCGAGGCTTCCGTCAAGGTCGGCAACCGCGACGGCATCATCCCCTCCGTCGGCGGGTGGGCCCGCCAGACCGGTTTCAACACGATCTTCATTGATGATCGCGATCCGTATGCGCATGGGTTCACGGTGATCTGA
- a CDS encoding Uncharacterized conserved protein, which translates to MQYMLLIYENEEIFGGPEKNGPMMAEVGPKHFAFIGEMGVARLGGAGLKGTAFATTVRTENGQQTIHDGPFAETKEQLGGYYLIEAPDLDAAIALAKKVPLGRDGAIEIRPLIPLPPGMTR; encoded by the coding sequence ATGCAGTACATGCTTCTGATTTACGAGAACGAAGAAATTTTCGGTGGGCCGGAGAAGAACGGCCCTATGATGGCGGAAGTCGGGCCGAAGCATTTCGCCTTCATCGGCGAGATGGGTGTGGCCCGCCTTGGTGGCGCCGGCCTCAAGGGGACGGCCTTCGCGACCACCGTGCGGACCGAGAACGGCCAGCAGACCATTCACGACGGGCCGTTTGCCGAGACGAAGGAGCAGCTTGGCGGCTATTACCTCATCGAGGCGCCGGATCTCGACGCCGCGATTGCGCTTGCGAAGAAGGTGCCGCTCGGTCGCGATGGCGCGATCGAAATCCGGCCGCTGATCCCGCTTCCGCCGGGCATGACGCGGTAA
- a CDS encoding RNA polymerase sigma-70 factor, ECF subfamily — MSQTALEDAFREAGGRIIAALAARFRDLDMAEEAFAEACSRAAKAWPASGVPDAPSAWLYRTAERVALDMVRRRQVRQTLLPEPPEPEPTAEELMSSDDAIIPEERLRLIFVCCHPAVAPDSRAALTLRLVCGLDVAEIARAFLTNDIALQQRLVRAKKKIREAGVSFEVPGPEHWPERLSAVLSTLEVAYSKAHEDAAGAGRHAGFAAEMLALTALLATMMPDEAEVQALAAIIRFAEARRPARLAADGCMIPLSEQDPAQWSAELIAEARRYCGRALSIGSPAPRILNMMIHALWCGRRSLDDPPPWKAVLSAYDMLLALQDNPIVSINRAVALAEVEGPEAALAAIAGLEPARFATFLPYQALLADLLARIGDVEGASAAFDRALALGPAEAEARYLAARRATLSGE; from the coding sequence ATGAGCCAGACGGCGCTTGAGGACGCATTCCGGGAGGCAGGCGGGCGCATCATTGCCGCGCTTGCCGCCCGGTTCCGCGATCTCGACATGGCTGAAGAGGCCTTCGCCGAAGCCTGCTCGCGGGCGGCGAAGGCCTGGCCGGCCTCCGGCGTGCCGGATGCGCCGTCTGCATGGCTCTACCGCACCGCCGAACGGGTGGCCCTCGACATGGTCCGGCGGCGACAGGTCCGCCAGACCCTTCTGCCCGAGCCACCAGAGCCGGAACCCACTGCGGAGGAGCTGATGAGTTCCGATGACGCCATCATCCCGGAGGAGCGGCTACGGCTCATCTTCGTCTGCTGTCATCCGGCCGTTGCCCCGGACAGCCGGGCGGCGCTGACGCTCCGGCTCGTCTGCGGGCTGGACGTTGCCGAGATCGCACGGGCATTTCTGACGAACGACATTGCCCTGCAGCAGCGGCTGGTGCGCGCCAAGAAGAAGATCCGCGAGGCGGGCGTGAGCTTTGAAGTCCCTGGTCCGGAGCATTGGCCGGAGCGGCTCAGCGCCGTTCTCTCAACGCTGGAGGTCGCCTATTCGAAGGCGCATGAAGATGCGGCGGGCGCGGGTCGCCACGCGGGCTTTGCGGCCGAAATGCTGGCGCTGACGGCGCTTCTGGCTACGATGATGCCGGACGAGGCGGAGGTGCAGGCACTCGCCGCCATCATCCGCTTTGCCGAGGCGCGGCGGCCGGCGCGACTAGCGGCGGATGGCTGCATGATCCCGCTGTCAGAGCAAGACCCGGCGCAGTGGTCAGCAGAGCTGATTGCCGAGGCGCGGCGCTATTGCGGACGAGCGCTCTCCATAGGCTCGCCGGCGCCGCGCATTCTCAACATGATGATCCATGCGCTCTGGTGCGGACGCCGGAGCCTCGACGACCCGCCGCCGTGGAAGGCCGTACTCTCGGCCTATGACATGCTGCTGGCCCTTCAGGACAATCCAATCGTCTCGATCAACCGCGCCGTGGCGCTGGCGGAGGTAGAGGGGCCCGAAGCAGCACTGGCGGCCATTGCCGGGCTGGAGCCAGCACGCTTCGCGACCTTCTTGCCGTATCAAGCCTTGCTGGCTGATCTGCTCGCCCGTATCGGAGATGTCGAGGGAGCCAGCGCCGCCTTCGACAGGGCGCTGGCGCTTGGCCCCGCCGAGGCGGAGGCGCGCTATCTGGCTGCGCGGAGGGCCACACTTTCCGGTGAGTGA
- a CDS encoding D-amino-acid dehydrogenase: protein MKIAIIGAGVIGVSTGLQLAVRGHDVTIFDREGVASATSQGNAGAFAFTDVAPLATPGVMRKAPKWLLDPLGPLSIPPAYALNIAPWLLRFWRASWPDRYEAALAAQVSLMTQSRNALERLAKDHGMEAFLRREGQLQVYEGEAQFEASQSEWRERERHGVRFRLLKSPGEIAEIQPGIAPRFTHAGFTPDWSNVTDPKLWVEELAARFRAAGGRIEIATVQAVRPAEGGVWIEGGRIDGIYDRAIIAGGAWSKSLTAQIGDAVPLETERGYNTTLPAGAFDLKTHVTFSNHAFVVSKIGEGVRVGGAVELGGLKLAPNMKRADFLLAKAKTFLPGLKTEGGVQWMGFRPSMPDSLPVISPSSATPAIVYAFGHGHLGLTQSAGTAEVAADLVEGRTPAIDMKPFRAQRF, encoded by the coding sequence ATGAAAATCGCGATCATTGGAGCAGGCGTCATCGGGGTCTCGACGGGCCTGCAGCTGGCCGTGCGCGGTCATGACGTGACGATCTTCGACCGCGAAGGCGTGGCGTCTGCCACTTCCCAAGGCAATGCCGGGGCTTTCGCCTTTACCGATGTCGCGCCGCTCGCCACGCCCGGCGTCATGCGAAAGGCGCCGAAATGGCTGCTCGATCCGCTGGGGCCACTCTCCATTCCGCCGGCCTATGCGCTCAACATCGCGCCATGGCTGCTGCGCTTCTGGCGCGCCAGCTGGCCGGATCGCTATGAGGCCGCACTTGCCGCCCAGGTCTCGCTGATGACGCAATCGCGTAACGCGCTGGAGCGGCTCGCCAAGGATCACGGCATGGAGGCCTTCCTCCGCCGCGAGGGGCAGCTACAGGTCTACGAGGGAGAGGCGCAGTTTGAGGCTTCGCAATCGGAATGGCGCGAGCGCGAACGTCACGGCGTGCGCTTCCGCCTGCTGAAAAGCCCCGGCGAGATTGCCGAAATCCAGCCCGGCATCGCGCCGCGCTTCACCCATGCCGGCTTCACGCCGGACTGGTCGAATGTCACCGATCCGAAGCTCTGGGTCGAGGAACTGGCGGCCCGCTTCCGCGCCGCCGGCGGTCGTATCGAAATCGCCACCGTGCAGGCCGTCCGTCCCGCAGAGGGCGGCGTCTGGATCGAGGGTGGCCGCATCGACGGCATCTATGATCGCGCCATTATTGCCGGGGGCGCCTGGTCGAAGTCCCTGACCGCGCAGATTGGCGATGCCGTGCCGCTGGAAACCGAGCGCGGCTACAACACGACGTTGCCCGCCGGAGCCTTCGACCTGAAGACACACGTCACCTTCTCCAACCACGCCTTCGTCGTCAGCAAGATCGGCGAGGGCGTGCGCGTTGGCGGCGCGGTGGAACTCGGCGGCCTGAAGCTCGCGCCCAACATGAAGCGGGCCGATTTCCTGCTCGCCAAGGCCAAGACCTTCCTGCCCGGTCTCAAGACCGAAGGCGGCGTGCAGTGGATGGGCTTCCGCCCTTCCATGCCCGACAGCCTGCCGGTCATCTCGCCGTCGTCGGCCACGCCTGCTATCGTCTACGCCTTCGGCCATGGCCATCTGGGCCTGACGCAATCGGCGGGCACGGCGGAGGTCGCTGCCGATCTCGTTGAGGGCAGGACACCCGCCATCGACATGAAACCCTTCCGCGCCCAGCGCTTCTGA
- a CDS encoding Predicted amidohydrolase, which produces MVKLAACQYAIDLIETWDEYAHHLTTLVGEAAGEGAELALLPEYAAMVLAGQLDAETRSDLHGSIAGIQPLIPRWVELCAEIAANHNILFSPGSAPVLDADGKYRNRAFLFGPQGLIGVQDKQIMTRFEREKWFISAGVHGLSTFETPIGRLGILICYDNEFPMLARDLAEQGADLILAPSCTDTLAGSYRVRIGAQARALENQIAVLASPTAGNAPWSPSMDENKGRAALYVPPDYGMPPSGVFAESPEEDVASSSWLVTEIDLAEVIRLRKEGQVATRRDWPEQFLDHSPESVALRAAR; this is translated from the coding sequence ATGGTGAAACTCGCCGCCTGCCAATATGCAATCGATCTCATCGAAACCTGGGACGAATACGCCCACCACCTGACGACGCTCGTCGGCGAGGCGGCGGGTGAGGGGGCGGAACTGGCGCTCCTGCCGGAATATGCCGCCATGGTTCTGGCCGGTCAGCTGGATGCCGAAACGCGCTCCGACCTTCACGGCTCGATTGCCGGCATCCAGCCGCTCATCCCGCGCTGGGTCGAGCTCTGCGCGGAGATCGCCGCCAACCACAATATCCTCTTCTCGCCCGGCTCCGCCCCGGTTCTCGATGCGGACGGCAAGTACCGCAACCGCGCCTTCCTCTTCGGCCCGCAAGGTCTGATCGGCGTGCAGGACAAGCAGATCATGACCCGCTTCGAGCGCGAGAAGTGGTTCATCTCGGCGGGTGTCCATGGCCTGTCGACCTTCGAGACGCCGATCGGCAGGCTCGGCATCCTCATCTGCTACGACAACGAATTCCCGATGCTGGCCCGTGATCTCGCGGAACAGGGCGCCGACCTGATCCTCGCCCCCTCCTGCACCGACACGCTCGCCGGCAGTTACCGCGTCCGCATCGGCGCACAGGCCAGAGCGCTTGAGAACCAGATCGCCGTTCTCGCTTCGCCCACCGCAGGCAACGCGCCCTGGTCCCCTTCCATGGACGAAAACAAGGGTCGCGCCGCGCTCTATGTGCCGCCGGACTACGGCATGCCACCCTCCGGCGTCTTCGCCGAAAGCCCGGAGGAGGATGTCGCAAGCTCAAGCTGGCTGGTGACGGAGATCGACCTGGCCGAGGTGATCCGGCTGCGCAAGGAAGGACAGGTGGCGACACGGCGCGACTGGCCGGAGCAATTCCTGGATCACTCACCGGAAAGTGTGGCCCTCCGCGCAGCCAGATAG